A region from the Linepithema humile isolate Giens D197 chromosome 1, Lhum_UNIL_v1.0, whole genome shotgun sequence genome encodes:
- the LOC105679274 gene encoding fatty acid synthase-like, whose translation MDSMMAVEIRQTLEREFDILLTAQEVRNLTFAELSQISNAKFNSNETQTETATDKNKPTLTKEWKLLFGVLRNQDFISEICLNLATNTEDNSTHVFLLPGIDGCGTIYNHLAPKIKFSTTSLLYCNIRATSTISEMADYLLMCISSRLRDEKKIVITGYSFGSILAIELVRRLETVGTKSRLVLIDGAPEFVKMHCELYMPSCMSDVELQINIMINIIKIYETKISKKVLLELQKCETWEERFEIFATYFSKENSLLSRLNLQTLYTTIYKHILTIRQYDSSTLPRIKSPITLLKPTLSYAPELEEDYGLYKITENKVVVHYIECNHVTILANKKVAAVINEEAF comes from the exons ATGGATTCCATGATGGCTGTGGAAATTAGACAAACTTTGGAAAGAGAATTTGATATCTTGCTCACTGCACAAGAAGTGCGAAACCTCACATTTGCAGAACTGAGTCAAATATCTAATGCAAAGTTTAATAGCAACGAGACACAAACTGAAACGgcaactgataaaaataaacccACTCTTACGAAAGAATGGAAATTGTTATTTGGTGTTTTGAGaaatcaagattttatttcagaaatttgtttaaatcttGCGACCAACACAGAGGATAACTCGACTCATGTATTTCTTCTACCAGGAATTGATGGCTGTGGaacaatatataatcatttagcaccaaaaattaaattttctacaaCATCTTTGCTATATTGCAATATCCGAGCTACCAGCACTATATCCGAAATGGCTGATTATCTTTTAATg TGCATATCGTCACGATTAAGAGACGAAAAGAAAATCGTAATAACAGGATATTCTTTCGGTTCTATACTTGCAATTGAACTAGTAAGAAGATTGGAGACTGTAGGTACTAAAAGTCGATTAGTTCTCATCGATGGTGCTCCGGAATTTGTGAAAATGCATTGTGAACTCTATATGCCTAGCTGCATGAGCGATGTAGAACTTcagattaatattatgattaatattatcaagatttatgaaacaaaaatcagtaaaaag GTTTTATtggaattacaaaaatgtgaaACTTGGGAAGaaagatttgaaatttttgccacatacttttcaaaagaaaattcaCTTTTGTCACGCCTAAATTTGCAAACACTGTAtacaacaatttataaacatatactgACTATTCGACAATATGATTCTTCTACATTACCGCGCATTAAATCACCCATAACGTTGTTAAAACCTACATTGTCATATGCACCTGAACTCGAAGAGGATTATGGCTTGTATAAG ATAACTGAAAACAAGGTAGTAGTACATTACATCGAGTGTAATCACGTAACGATCTTAGCAAACAAGAAAGTGGCGGCTGTAATTAATGAAGAAGCGTTTTGa
- the LOC136997459 gene encoding putative nuclease HARBI1 yields MAAMTMALGYLTLNLIMMEDHVQHLERRVERQLLRTTENPFDLTNNEFRELYRLTPDLIFDLVDALEPRLQRTRITGLAVEKQVLSAVRFYATGCFQRPVGEQWGISMSQTSINRCIHKVTDAINELIFRQWVQFPMTPGARQLARMKFQNARQPFKGAIGAIDCTYIAILAPKEHEEAYINHH; encoded by the exons atggctgccatgac gatGGCTCTCGGCTATcttactttaaatttaataatgatggAAGATCATGTCCAACACCTTGAACGAAGAGTAGAGAGACAATTGTTGCGAACAACAGAAAATCCATTTGATTTgacaaataatgaatttagGGAGTTGTACCGCTTAACACCGGACTTAATTTTTGATCTTGTCGATGCATTAGAACCTCGATTACAGCGGACAAGGATCACTGGTTTGGCTGTAGAAAAACAA gTATTATCGGCAGTAAGATTTTATGCAACTGGCTGCTTTCAACGTCCAGTAGGTGAACAGTGGGGCATTTCGATGAGCCAGACATCGATTAACAGATGTATACACAAAGTAACAGATGCGAtcaatgaattaatatttagacaATGGGTACAATTTCCAATGACTCCAGGAGCCAGGCAATTAGCAAGAATGAAATTTCAAAATGCACGTCAACCGTTTAAAGGAGCTATCGGAGCGATTGACTGTACTTACATAGCGATCCTTGCTCCCAAAGAGCATGAAGAAGCCTACATTAATCATCATTGA
- the LOC136998636 gene encoding uncharacterized protein isoform X2 — MVDYFYLNKGLAEGKFHALHGKEEAQEKWTELANELNSFQGATKTVEQWQVVWRDLKSRTSLKVKELRKAKRLTGNKAIAQPELTEFEQRIIGIIGAEYVEGSKYCADSIPDEENLLEELEHGNNSVLSEIPQVISVCTNIPHEISQDSQYVNANSLNNNDKDLILDDDYSFDNNFLSGHNEIKNSDTHIQNQNNQNLANYESRKASKTVTSLKTNRNTPYLPTSKAK; from the exons ATggttgattatttttatttaaacaaggGTCTTGCGGAAGGAAAGTTTCACGCTCTACATGGAAAAGAAGAAGCTCAAGAAAAATGGACAGAATTAGCAAACGAATTGAATTCCTTTCAAGGAGCGACAAAAACAGTTGAACAATGGCAAgtt GTTTGGAGAGACTTAAAAAGTCGCACTTCtctaaaagtaaaagaattgCGAAAGGCGAAGAGATTAACAGGGAATAAAGCTATCGCGCAACCTGAATTGACAGAATTTGAGCAACGTATAATTGGAATAATAGGAGCCGAATATGTTGAAGGAAGTAAATATTGTGCAGATAGTATCCCTGATGAGgag AATTTGCTGGAAGAACTTGAACATGGAAATAATTCAGTTTTGTCGGAAATTCCACAAGTGATAAGCGTTTGTACAAATATTCCACACGAAATTTCTCAAGACTCGCAATATGTAAATG CTAATTCCttgaataataatgacaaGGACTTAATTCTCGATGATGATTATTCatttgataacaattttttatcaggacataatgaaattaaaaattctgataCTCACATTCAGAACCAAAACAATCAAAACCTCGCTAATTACGAATCAAGAAAGGCTTCAAAAACTGTTACATCTCTTAAGACAAATAGAAATACCCCGTATCTTCCAACATCAAAAGCAAAATAG
- the LOC136998636 gene encoding uncharacterized protein isoform X1, whose amino-acid sequence MSQVIYNKKTRTARASQLQLTKMVDYFYLNKGLAEGKFHALHGKEEAQEKWTELANELNSFQGATKTVEQWQVVWRDLKSRTSLKVKELRKAKRLTGNKAIAQPELTEFEQRIIGIIGAEYVEGSKYCADSIPDEENLLEELEHGNNSVLSEIPQVISVCTNIPHEISQDSQYVNANSLNNNDKDLILDDDYSFDNNFLSGHNEIKNSDTHIQNQNNQNLANYESRKASKTVTSLKTNRNTPYLPTSKAK is encoded by the exons atgtCACAAGTCATATATAA caaAAAAACAAGAACTGCAAGAGCATCACAGTTACAGTTAACAAAAATggttgattatttttatttaaacaaggGTCTTGCGGAAGGAAAGTTTCACGCTCTACATGGAAAAGAAGAAGCTCAAGAAAAATGGACAGAATTAGCAAACGAATTGAATTCCTTTCAAGGAGCGACAAAAACAGTTGAACAATGGCAAgtt GTTTGGAGAGACTTAAAAAGTCGCACTTCtctaaaagtaaaagaattgCGAAAGGCGAAGAGATTAACAGGGAATAAAGCTATCGCGCAACCTGAATTGACAGAATTTGAGCAACGTATAATTGGAATAATAGGAGCCGAATATGTTGAAGGAAGTAAATATTGTGCAGATAGTATCCCTGATGAGgag AATTTGCTGGAAGAACTTGAACATGGAAATAATTCAGTTTTGTCGGAAATTCCACAAGTGATAAGCGTTTGTACAAATATTCCACACGAAATTTCTCAAGACTCGCAATATGTAAATG CTAATTCCttgaataataatgacaaGGACTTAATTCTCGATGATGATTATTCatttgataacaattttttatcaggacataatgaaattaaaaattctgataCTCACATTCAGAACCAAAACAATCAAAACCTCGCTAATTACGAATCAAGAAAGGCTTCAAAAACTGTTACATCTCTTAAGACAAATAGAAATACCCCGTATCTTCCAACATCAAAAGCAAAATAG